In one window of Legionella fallonii LLAP-10 DNA:
- a CDS encoding SDR family NAD(P)-dependent oxidoreductase codes for MDLKVHNKTALVTGSTAGIGFAIAQLLAEEGATVVINGRTPERVADAIKKIKSSYPAAKLISAPADLSDKKGIDAVIEQIPVVDILVNNFGIYEVKQFNDISDDDWLRLFNANVMSGIRLCRHYLNNMFTKNWGRVIFISSESGLQVPVEMIHYGMTKTAQLAVSRGLAEMTIGTNVTVNSILPGPTSTEGVKEFIISASKEQKKTPKQVESELFTTMRPSSLLQRFAAPEEVATMVAFLCSPLSSATNGAAVRVEGGIIRAIA; via the coding sequence ATGGATTTAAAAGTACATAACAAAACGGCGCTAGTTACCGGATCAACTGCGGGCATAGGGTTTGCTATTGCCCAATTACTTGCAGAAGAGGGGGCAACGGTAGTTATTAATGGGCGCACTCCAGAAAGAGTGGCCGATGCAATAAAAAAAATAAAATCGTCTTACCCTGCAGCGAAACTGATCTCCGCTCCGGCTGATTTAAGTGACAAAAAAGGAATTGATGCCGTGATTGAGCAGATTCCTGTGGTTGATATTCTGGTTAATAACTTCGGTATTTACGAAGTAAAACAATTTAATGATATCTCCGATGATGATTGGCTGAGATTATTTAATGCTAATGTGATGAGCGGGATACGCTTGTGTCGTCATTACTTAAATAATATGTTTACAAAAAACTGGGGAAGGGTAATTTTTATCTCCAGCGAATCAGGATTACAAGTTCCCGTTGAAATGATTCACTATGGAATGACTAAGACGGCGCAACTTGCTGTATCACGAGGACTAGCAGAAATGACTATTGGCACTAATGTTACGGTAAATTCTATACTGCCCGGTCCAACTAGTACTGAAGGGGTAAAGGAATTTATTATTAGTGCAAGCAAAGAGCAAAAGAAAACGCCCAAACAAGTAGAAAGTGAATTGTTTACTACAATGCGTCCCTCCTCTTTGTTGCAACGTTTCGCTGCACCAGAAGAAGTAGCAACCATGGTCGCTTTTTTATGCAGTCCTTTATCGTCGGCTACCAATGGCGCTGCGGTGCGAGTAGAGGGTGGGATTATCCGCGCTATTGCTTAA
- a CDS encoding ankyrin repeat domain-containing protein: protein MKAKLPIYAVHSVDEYKNFLSGSKEKRSIPSGVMSLRTSLDEMLTDGEGDLTKHLQRLVEEDKVLLISSLIKKDQPSFCRILFPALLDTLDDTLILEDIVFHDEKEEENQWLNNTCSALIKRVLQDDDGEQLPLAHCQRIMTLAMEKIPDTLIDLPSKLAIHREIIPIPEYLHLTYKELVNPLRKNKFSGNLKLEEFIVATCKSDLDKSEYLFLTMGLLQKYSLNNEHFKSQLARCRQLYMETDYEEAIKIITNLCNEYENDIGKEACTAIVDIQSELLEVSIYENYSRRFFENRIAALYQGQCINKEAIAAINRIAKYFLKGETRHALNAEEAIAAVLILDELDDEHIIELEIELKENSTDWELRGRRRKKGLISEYQRAMGEKSDVVLTRNKGVMRSSQPNFHDELSEHELENRGPDIYYSDSEDSYEFVRKRSPFVASISGHAFYGVALLLTYVERNKLSPTKNEDINHFLKIYNLVYVREGFHSLLEVMDVFTQPYVSERCAKYGLVIDTQWPDFILEQAFKDTQEYTKQLCKQQAVGEQLSSRLHDAVARGERKTVRTLLIEGHDPNQVSAQGLTPLIIALKTGHGGITKILLDAGADPTQSLFIAIKERDNVLVKSLLQHDIDISLTVEDYDLLDFAKWHGGEEMHALLLRYLNQRGKACREKINSINMDNSHLSRLLAIEQLKDFDINEGTEIDDLMMLETALRCFFILDSVELPMTKKEAEQQVEGQPFLFMAIKGEREDLVVAALEAGADPNARLSDGCTPLFLAVENNKEREVLLLIKKDADVNLALYEDGYSPLHMAVENGNRALIEILIRAGAEVTQDSESCDSPLAIAVRNRDRNAAELLIKAGADPNGLSVDGRGLLNIAIQHHDSFMISLLLDAGAICSQNDKNNLLINALYDNDLTMVELYLSVGASANASDHEGEPAICIASRKGLTPIVETLLKAKADPDAYHLYEEEFQNFNALQMAIKNGHSAIVALLLEHEASLSYTDREGLTMVQLAKAHNHPLIVQLLEEFLGEKVSSLRRQIDALDDNSEHENRKEALIALQEFADTVEKDPGKFESLVLRVQFFINLDEQYKCFLKLLTENKIQRSKIEDVKHCFEHEFKNLKENNDSWGAPERAKKAIGDSIFKSKLKLFEREEKKSDLEQPSQKNKNSPSNI, encoded by the coding sequence ATGAAAGCAAAGTTGCCTATATATGCAGTTCATTCCGTGGACGAATATAAAAATTTTCTCTCCGGCAGCAAAGAAAAGCGTTCCATTCCATCTGGTGTTATGTCTCTCAGAACATCACTTGATGAGATGCTTACAGATGGTGAAGGGGATTTGACAAAGCATTTACAGCGATTAGTTGAGGAAGATAAAGTCTTACTCATCTCTAGCCTCATCAAAAAGGATCAACCATCATTTTGCAGGATACTTTTTCCTGCTCTATTGGATACATTGGATGATACATTAATACTAGAAGATATTGTGTTCCATGATGAGAAGGAGGAAGAAAATCAATGGTTAAATAATACGTGCTCGGCATTAATTAAGCGAGTACTCCAAGACGATGATGGAGAACAATTGCCATTGGCTCATTGTCAACGAATCATGACTTTGGCTATGGAAAAGATACCGGATACCTTAATTGATCTTCCTTCCAAATTGGCCATACACAGAGAAATTATTCCTATACCTGAGTATCTGCATTTAACTTATAAAGAACTAGTTAACCCTTTGAGAAAAAATAAATTTTCAGGGAATCTTAAACTGGAGGAGTTTATAGTAGCGACTTGTAAGTCTGATTTAGATAAATCTGAATATCTATTTTTAACGATGGGATTATTACAAAAGTATTCTTTGAATAATGAGCACTTCAAGAGTCAATTAGCTCGATGTCGTCAGCTGTATATGGAAACTGATTATGAGGAAGCTATTAAAATCATTACTAATTTATGTAATGAGTATGAGAATGATATTGGTAAAGAAGCGTGCACCGCTATCGTAGATATACAGTCTGAATTATTAGAGGTTTCGATATATGAAAATTACAGTCGACGCTTTTTTGAAAACAGGATTGCTGCTCTTTATCAAGGGCAATGTATCAATAAGGAGGCTATAGCTGCTATTAATCGGATAGCTAAATATTTTTTGAAGGGGGAGACAAGACATGCCCTTAATGCTGAAGAGGCTATAGCCGCTGTTTTGATTTTAGATGAACTAGACGATGAACACATTATAGAACTGGAAATAGAATTAAAAGAAAATTCTACGGATTGGGAACTCCGTGGTCGCCGTAGGAAAAAAGGGCTAATTTCTGAATATCAACGGGCTATGGGAGAGAAAAGTGATGTGGTTTTGACTAGAAATAAGGGAGTGATGCGTTCGTCACAGCCAAATTTCCACGATGAATTAAGTGAACATGAATTAGAAAATAGAGGACCAGATATTTACTACAGTGATTCAGAAGATTCTTATGAATTTGTACGCAAGCGATCTCCCTTTGTTGCCTCTATATCAGGCCATGCCTTTTATGGAGTCGCTCTTCTTCTGACTTATGTTGAACGCAATAAGTTGAGTCCTACAAAGAATGAAGATATTAATCATTTTTTGAAAATCTATAACTTAGTATATGTCCGTGAGGGATTTCATAGTTTATTGGAGGTAATGGATGTTTTTACTCAACCTTACGTAAGCGAAAGGTGTGCTAAGTATGGTCTAGTCATTGATACTCAATGGCCAGATTTTATTTTAGAACAGGCATTTAAAGACACTCAAGAGTATACAAAGCAGCTGTGCAAACAGCAGGCTGTTGGGGAGCAATTAAGTTCTCGTTTACATGATGCTGTGGCGCGAGGTGAGCGTAAAACGGTACGTACCTTACTTATTGAAGGTCATGATCCCAATCAAGTATCTGCTCAAGGATTAACTCCATTAATTATTGCTCTTAAAACAGGACATGGAGGAATTACCAAAATACTACTAGATGCAGGTGCGGATCCAACACAATCCTTATTCATTGCTATTAAAGAGCGAGATAACGTGCTGGTAAAATCTTTATTGCAACACGACATCGATATTTCATTAACAGTCGAAGACTATGATCTCTTGGATTTTGCGAAATGGCATGGAGGCGAAGAAATGCATGCACTTCTTCTCCGATATTTAAATCAACGGGGTAAAGCATGTAGGGAAAAAATCAACTCTATTAATATGGATAACTCTCATCTCAGTCGACTGCTCGCCATTGAACAACTTAAAGATTTTGACATTAACGAAGGTACAGAAATAGATGATCTGATGATGTTAGAAACAGCATTAAGGTGCTTTTTTATTTTGGATTCAGTAGAGCTACCTATGACAAAAAAAGAAGCAGAACAACAAGTAGAAGGGCAGCCTTTTCTCTTTATGGCGATAAAAGGCGAACGAGAGGATCTCGTTGTCGCAGCTCTTGAAGCAGGCGCTGATCCCAATGCAAGACTGAGCGATGGATGTACCCCTTTATTTCTTGCTGTTGAAAATAATAAAGAAAGAGAGGTTTTATTATTAATAAAAAAAGATGCTGATGTTAATTTAGCTTTGTATGAGGATGGTTACTCTCCTTTGCATATGGCAGTAGAGAATGGTAATCGCGCTTTAATTGAAATACTTATCAGGGCAGGCGCGGAAGTAACGCAAGACAGTGAATCTTGTGACTCTCCGCTTGCTATAGCAGTGAGGAATAGGGATAGAAATGCTGCAGAACTATTAATTAAGGCTGGGGCCGATCCTAATGGGCTATCTGTTGATGGGAGAGGTCTTCTTAATATAGCCATTCAACATCACGATTCTTTTATGATTAGTTTATTGTTGGACGCCGGGGCTATCTGCAGCCAAAATGATAAAAATAATCTATTAATTAATGCGCTATATGATAACGATCTAACTATGGTCGAGCTTTATTTGAGCGTGGGTGCCTCGGCTAATGCTAGTGACCACGAGGGAGAGCCCGCCATTTGCATTGCATCGAGAAAAGGTTTGACTCCGATAGTTGAAACATTACTCAAAGCAAAAGCAGATCCAGATGCTTATCATTTATATGAAGAGGAATTCCAAAACTTTAATGCATTGCAGATGGCAATTAAAAATGGACACAGTGCCATAGTGGCTCTTTTACTGGAACATGAAGCAAGCCTCAGTTATACAGATAGAGAGGGTTTAACAATGGTACAATTGGCAAAGGCACACAATCATCCCTTGATTGTGCAATTGCTCGAGGAATTTTTAGGGGAAAAGGTGTCTTCGTTGAGAAGACAAATCGATGCTCTTGATGACAACTCTGAGCATGAAAATAGAAAAGAAGCACTTATTGCCCTTCAGGAATTTGCAGACACAGTTGAGAAAGATCCGGGGAAATTTGAGTCTTTGGTACTTAGAGTTCAATTTTTTATAAATTTAGACGAACAATATAAATGTTTTTTAAAGCTGCTTACTGAAAATAAAATACAGAGAAGTAAAATTGAAGACGTAAAACATTGTTTTGAACACGAGTTTAAAAATTTAAAGGAAAATAATGATTCTTGGGGGGCGCCAGAAAGGGCGAAAAAGGCTATTGGCGACTCTATTTTTAAATCAAAATTGAAGTTATTTGAGCGCGAAGAAAAAAAATCAGATTTGGAACAACCCTCTCAGAAAAATAAAAATAGTCCGTCGAATATTTAA